The sequence AAACCAGGGATAAACCTCCAGTAATATCCTGCCAGGCTGAGAAAATACCTCACTTGCCTCTTCATCTGGGGAATGGGGTATGCTGTGAGGACCTGTACCTTGTTGACCACTGGTTTCAGAAGGCCACCTCCTCTGCAGTATCCCAAATAGGTTATTTCCTCTACAGCTAACCTATGTTTTTCAGGGTTGGCCATAAATCCCACATCCTACTGGGCTTTTAACACTGCCTTTAAGTGTTGCAGGTGGTCTTCCCAGGTAGGACTGTAGATGATGATGTTGTAGACGCAGCATATTGATGGTGGGGCAGAGGATCCTGTTCATAAGCAATTGAAAGGTTGCGGCAGTTCTGCGGAGGCCGAAAGGCATAGTCTTAAATGGGAAGTGCCCACAAGGGGGAGGAGAAAGTTCACTTTTCGGAGGATGCAGAGAAGGGAATCTGCCAATAACCTTTTGTTAGGTCAGTAGTGCTCAGGTATTCTGCTAGTCCCAGCCACTCATCTACCCTTGGCATTGGGGAGGTATTGAATTTCAAGATGGCATTAACCTtcttgaagtcaatgcaaaagcgaaccatctggtttgggaacaaGAACTATGGGGCTCCTCTATTCACTTTTGGATTTCACatttctttcccccccctcccccagcatcgcTTGCATTTCCTCTCAGACTGTATCCTTTGTGGCAACAATTTAAGGTTCTCCCTTGGCAGGTGGAGAATACAGTCATAAAATCCTCGATCAGTGGGATGAGCTGCCTCCTTTGCACAGGAGAGAGTCCCTCACCCCCTGGAACTGTCGCCAGCTCTTGGCCGCTGGGTCCTTGGGGCCCTAATTTAGGTGCTGTCGGAAAGGGAGTTAGCAGCAGGACCTCCCATATCTTCCGAAGTTTGAGAAGATTCGCATGAAAGACCTTGGTTTTTCTCTTCTTATATCAAAGTCTATAGGCCCTACCTGTCTGACCACTTCGAAAGGACCCTGCCATCAGGTCATTAATGTAGACTTGGCTGAGGGTAGTAGTAGAAGGAGATGGTCACCTGGGTGAAAAGTCCACAGTCAAGCCTCTctattgtaatttttttcctgtgtgtgttGGGCCTTTCCTCAGATTCTCCCTGGTGAACACCCCGAGTTGTTCCCTTAACTGTAAGACATATTGGGTTGCACGGAAGGCCCCCCATGTCTTGTTCCTCCCAACCTTCTCGTAGCAAGTCCAGGATCCCCCACACTTGGCGATCATAAAGCAACTCAAATGAAAAGAGCCACATAAAGGCTTGCAGGACCTCCTTTATGGCAAACAGGAGTGGTGGAAGTAGCTggttgcactgctttggattgtgaCTGACAAAGCATCTCAACATTCCCTTCAGCATCTTATTAAAGTACTTCTAGTAGGCCATCGGTCTGCTGGTGATACACTGAGGTTTTCAGGGACTTGACCTTCAGAAGGGAGCATAATTCATACATCAACTTGGAGGTGAAGTTAGTCCCTTGATCTGTTAATATTTTACTGGGAAACCTCATGTGTGAGAAGAGCTTCAAGAGTTATTTCTGTGGCTTTTGTGGAGCGAAGAGAAACAGCCTCCAGTTACCTGGTTGTGTAGTCGACAATCACTAATATGTACTGATGCCATGATGCGGTTTTTTCTAGGGGTCCAACCACATTCACTCAGATCCTCACAAAGGGTGTCTCAATCAAGGTCACAGGGAACAAGGGTGCCTAGCTGACACTCTGGGTAGGAACAACAGTATTCTCTCACCTCATGATGCATGCCTGGGCCAACAGAAACAGGCTAATACCTGAGACAATGTCATTTTTCTTCCCAGCTGCCAGCGCATCATATATCATGCACAAACTGCAACATAGTCTGGCAGTTCCTGTGCAGCACCAGCAGTTGGGCCCTCACCACCCTGGTTTGCTGATTCCTTTCCATTTGGTAGAAGCACTCTTTCTTGAGTGTGACGTGTGGATACCGCTCACCATACTGAAGCTCTGTTACTTCTTCATTTACGGAAGCCAGTTGTTCATGTGCATGGCTCAGTGTAGGGTCATTCCTCTGTTCTTGCACAAAATTCCCAGCCTATAGGAGGACTTCCAGgtctcagctgcttgcctcttCTTTCCTTGTGGGGGTCAGTGGCCATATTGCTTGGGATGTTCCTTCCTCAGGGTTCCCCAAGGCTTACCAAGCTCCAGAGAATTGGTTGTAACAATTGGCCCAGGGTCTCCTTGCTACCCAGGCTTGTGTATTAATGACTTGGCTTCGATATGTATTGACAACGCAATGGATACACTGCAGGTGGATCATATTCTTAGGAGTGATGTCACTTCCctccatggccctcccactttttgaaagtggacagGCCTGGCCCATCCACTTTTTGCCACGggccttcctgccccacccctggccaggctggcagctggagcccaTCTGGGGAGTCCAGGCAACAGGGGGTgccctccaactgccagaggtgttgggggggggccaagagcagtccccagcctgtgtccccacctcccaggtcccctgcccagggcaggtggagggtccatgcTGCAGCTCCCCAAAGCTGCCTAGCTTTTACTGTGGCTGGGCTACAGCTCCGAGGTCCCATCCCCTGGCCGGAGCCAGGCTGGGGGAGCCACAAACCCTCcgtctgccctgggtgggggccaTCGAGGTGGGAACACAGGCTGTGGGCTGCTTTTGACACCCTCCatcccaggcaggtggagggtccacagcTCCCGGCCcgctccagcttctggcttggCCAGGGGCTGGGCCTCAGACAGAAGGAGCAGGGCAGAGCCAGAGGAAGTGGGGGCCCCTGGCCCCCCCACTTTTGGGAGGgctccaccactgctgcctccagccccacGGGCAAAcagcaggtgtgtgtgggggtctatCAGGGATGGGGCGGAGTAGAGGAGGGACACAGTGGGAAAGGGGGGTcttgcagggctgggggtggaggagagataTGGCAGACAGCCTCACGGAGAAAGCGGTGTGAGGAGGGACGCCAGGAGCAGCTGGTGGGGAGGacctcatgggggtggggggtccttgtgtggagggggtggggtcaggggcagagcaggagtggagCCCTACGGCCATGGGCAGAACAGGTGGGATGGGGACTACCCTCCCTcaggggaagcttcacccaccacccatgtgGCCTGTGCAGCCTCCAATGGTCTTCTTCTTAGCTGACCTGTCTCTGTTGTCAGCAGTCTCTGAGGTGGAGCCACCCTCTTCTGTTCACCACCCCTTCTTGGGGcaagtttccctttttaaattccTCCCGTTCCTGGCAGAACAAGCCTTGCAGTTGCACCTCCTTAGGTTTAACAGGCCCAGGAGAGTTTGCCAGTCTCCTCTGCACCAGAATGAGAGCCTGTCCTTTCACACCTTTCCATAAAGCTAATGGGGAGGGCATGATGCATGCTCTCAATGCTGTCCGCAGctcactgcctcccccatgccagaTTTCTGAAACTGAGATGATCCCCCATCTCCATATGGAAAGGAGAGAGTCATGTACCAATCAAGGGGTGGAACCAATATTCTTAAGAATCTGGGGAACTGAACTGggtgcaaaatacttccataactgGCAAAAGTATTGAGTGCAGGGAAATGCACATGAAAGCAGagatgtagtactttgcactttcaCTGAACCTTTCATTCAAGGATCTTAAAACACCGAGAGTGGATTTTTAGCCCTTAACTTGAAAActcttatgcacatgagtaactttacccAGGTGAGTCAACACAACAGGGCTAATGAGACTATTCATGTACATAAAAAATACTACAGGGCATTATGTTATGACCACCCATAACTTCCCCactgtgaaaattaaactgataaaaacgttttaaaataaaccttgatattatctgtcaaaaatataaaaacataaaatttGCATACTGTCAAGTCTACTCatattttgcagaaaaaaatctgtcagAAATGTTTGAGTTTTAAAAATGTTGCAAGCACTATTTTTCCATATTCCTCTGCCAGTAAATCAAGGATGCCTTAGGCCCACGAATCAACTGCTCAGACAGAGGGAAAAATTACTACTTGTACCTTCTGGAAACTTTTATATGGGATcaaaaatagcttttctataCATAAGAATGTTGCAATGCTAATGTTTCGTATCATCCAGTTTAAGACTAGATATAAGTTCTACAGATTCCCACTGGTAAGACCAGTCTCTTCTAACCCTGAAAATTCATGAGAAATTGGACTCTAATCCTGTCATTGGCCCAGAACTGAATATTACCTATCCTGAACTTCAGACTTGTGTAACTTTGTGGGAAAACTCCACAGTTAGGGGCAGCAGGAGGaaagcttgtttgttttaaagcaggaatgtttgttttttaaatggtggcTATAGGAAAGATGCACCCATGTTTGGAATATCAGTCTTGATAGATGAACTAATTAGTAGTCAGATAGCAGGTGTGGTCAGCGGTGCATGAAAAATGGAATTTAATTACATGACACTACCAcaatatgaaatattaaaaaccaaaacattatTTGAGGATCAAGAAACCTGGAGATTTCTAGGTAGGGAAGGAGTGAGGCTATCAAAAggagaaaagaggggaaaaaagtaggAAGAGAAGTAGAGATGATAGCATGATAGAAAGGTAGGGCTTGAACtgtgttaaattatttttaaatcaggctAGCTTTCAGGAGCAGTCTAACAACACTTTTgcccattttttgttttttttgtttcctttaacaTGTGAATATTACGTTTTTGTTATAAATGGAATGCTTGTTTACTCATTAAACATTTCCAGGGCTAATAATACCTCCAAGATGAGTTTATTTAACAATATCTTCCTACCACTTATTTACAGCACTTTCCGTCAgtatatctcaaagcacttttcaaagaaGGTAAGTATCgtacccccattttatagatacagaatctgaggcacagaggaatAGCTAggttgttttcagtggtggcagatgacagaacaaggagctatggtctcaaattgcagtggggcaggtctaggttggatattaggaaaaactatttcactaggagggtgatgaagcactggaatgggttaactagggaggtggtggaatctccatccttagaggtttttaaggcccggcttgacaaagccctggctgggatgattcagttgcagttggtcctggtttgagcaggagattagactagatgacctcctaaagtCTCTttcaatcctaatcttctatgatttgcCCTAAATCatgcagcaggccagtggcagagctggaaaaagAATCCAAATCTTCTGAGTCCCATCCAGCCCAGTGCTCTGTCTACTAACTAGAGCATGCCTAATTGCAAACACTTTGACTTCTGCATTTATTCAGCCCAGGAGATAGCTTATTACAACAGGGACAACAACTAATGtctatttgtttaattttatatttaaatgcaCACATGTTTGCAAAGATAAAGAAAACACCCCCATGAATGCAGAGCATTTGGAGtgacatttttttcctctgtagCTATTCACACAATAAACTGTGTTTGGGCTAAAGTCCCTGGAACACGAAAAGGGCTGGAACTGGAAGGGTCTACAGCCGTTCGGGGGAGGGGAATCAAAGAAAGTGAAATGACTACAGCAGAAAGCCAATGCTTTTCAGCAATGTGTCCTTTTTTTGAGGGCTGTTAAGTTCTGTGACTGAAGGGGTTGTGTTTTCAGAAGAAAGAAGGCTAAAACAAAGAAGTGCTTAAAATATCCATTCATACCTGGAGTCACTATTTGGGGGAAAAATCCATCTGGCATAAGCCTTGCTAGGGGTGGGAAAATGCCCCACTTAACATGTCCATCCTTCCTCCCTAACCTGATTCTACTCATTATGGACTTTTAGTAGCAGGTAATTATATTGTACATGTAGTGTTCACTCCACATAGCAATTGTACACAACTAACAAACTGCAATGTACTACTCATATTAAATTCTACACTTCAGTGAACCAAGTTATTGTTCATTTCACTTAATTATAGAAGTTGCATTGCTTTAAATCTACAAATTTGGGAGATTGTCTTCAATATTGTTCATCTGCACAGGAGCAAGATGGAGCATTCTCATTGGCAAGCAGTATTTTAACTGCATAATTTTAGTTTATGATTGAATGAGATAGCTTGCTGAAAAACACCATGCAGTATACATGTCTTCCCAGAAAcaactttttccccccttcttgaGCACGTAGGCTGCAACACAGTTGTAAAATTCAAGTAGATCTTCATTTTCCAAACTGCCCCGTATGGATTTGTGGTGCTTTTCAGAGATAATACACAGCCTCTACTCCAAAGACTGTACAATctaaggccctggtcctgcatAGGGATCTTCTTCAGGAAGTGCTTCATTAGGACTTCATGTAGGCACAAGACTCTGCATTGGCAGATCTcaatgcaggattggggcctaaaggCCCAATTCTACAAGTCTTTCTTGTGTAGTAGTCCTACCAAAATCAAGGGCTTGCAGATCAGGTCAAACAGAGGAGAAAGGATCAGAGGGGAAAGTTAAAAAGTGATTAGGAAATAAGGATACTTGTTGGTTGCAGTCtacatttattacatttttaatatcaCATTTAAAAGCTGCATCTGATTTTTCATATTACTTGTTTTGATATATTTCATCTTGTTTCATTAAGGCTCTTTGATCACTTGCACTCTGTTTCATGTTTGAAGTTTTGCATATCTGATTAACTTGGCACAAGTATACTAGGCAGCCTAGTTGGTTGGTGGGGGTGGTTGTTATTTGTACTTAGGTGGAGTAGAATGGAGGGGGTGTCATTATTTTTAGATTTAGCCTAGGTCAACAGAAAGGATTAAAAGGAAACAACCATCATAATCATGCAGTAATTCTTACCCATTACAAACCACAGaatatgaaatgaaatgttttgaaatccatTTGCTGTCACTTTACTGGTGGACAATGACAATCAaatcaatttcacttttgtttaaatcagtttcattttaatgttttcaGTACTGGAAActtagttttaaaacaattttacagTGGAATTTCTGAATAAGTTGTTGAGTCATTTTTATAAGCTTTTATGTTTAAAAGGAACTCATTCTTACAAACTGGAAACTTTGAACCAAATTTAAATTGACACTGTTTAATCTGTGATTGAAATAGACTACAGGGTTTTCCCAAAATCCTCCTTGAGAATTTAAATGCAGTCATTACTGTACTACCTGCCcgaaagttaaaaaacaaacaacaaaacactcCAATTTCGAACACTGTACAATTACCTAAATAATAGCAAGGATAGGAGAGTAGTCAGGTCACTGTCTACTGGTGTTATTGATTGCTGTTGCCtggacctgctctgagcagagcaGCTAGCCAGCAGTCAGTCTACACTAGTGCTCCACTCACTGATGACAGTGAGACACTTCATGAGGTAGGGGTGGAACAGTCTAGGAGACACAGCctatttgttttcctttaaatGGACAACAGCTAGTAAGTAGCCGTTTATTTTGCAGTTTGATAGGGGTTCTTCACTTTTTATCCTAAACCGTTTGATTTTACACAAGTATAGGATTTCTCCTTCAGCAGCCAGCTGCATGGCAGTGACAGGGTAAAAGTAATTAACCGAGCTTGTAAAGTACAGTCCTGTAGATTTACTATAGTCTTCCCCTCTTATCTTACTTGTTGCACAGATCCCAAAGCACCCTCCTCCTGCTAAGGTGCATGTCTTCCGGTTAACACTTGTCTGTTGTTTTGGCCAGGGCGAGTCATCCGGTTTAAAACACAGGGATGCGTTACACTAAAACCGTATCGCCGCAAGTGCTTTTTCTTCACTATAAATCAGATGTAACTGCGTCAGAAAGCGCCAGACACTGAGCAGGAGGATCGCTTGGGAGAGCGCTACTCGACCCCAGCACTAGGAATAATAAAGGGAAGCGCCCACAGTCGCCCGCCAGCTGTGCCGAGCCAGGAGCTTGCGGACGAGAGGTGCGAGCTCTCGGGCCCTCTAGAAGAACAAGCTGGAACCACGGTTGGCTCCGCCCGCCGGCGCGGCCGGGTTTCCAGGGCCGCGGCGGGAGCACTGAGCGAGCGCCCCGCAGCAGGCCCACGGGGGTGACTCACCCCGGCTCAGCCCTGGGGCGTGTTCCCCGGGGCGCTTGCAGCTCCGCCACGGCTCGTCACAGAGACCGGGAGGGAAGCGGGGTCACGAGCATAGCAACCGTCCTCGTACGTCGTTTCCGCTCCGCAGGGGCAAAAGAAAGGACCTGGAGAGAGTGACAGCTTCCTCCCTAGTCGCTGTCGACTCGGGTCTTCCGCAAGAAGCAGGGATAGGCTGGGAGGGCTAGGGGGCGTGCCCTGCTGCCCAGCGATAGGCTGTTTATGGTAAAGGGCGGGGCCTCGGTGCCAGACGCTCTCCAGTAGGCTGTCCGGGTTGAAGGGGCGTGTCCCCAGTGCTAGGCGCGGTATGATAGGCTGCTTAGCGTGAGAGGGTGAGTCCCGGCGGCAGCAGCCTCCAGGGGCTGAGGTCCGTCTCGGCGGTAGCGGCGGAAGTCTCGCGAGGGAGCGTAGCCGGGATTTGGCGGCTGGCTGCCTCCCTCTCGCTGGCTGCGAGGAGCTGCCTGGTGTTTGtgtggaagggggaggaggagaaggaagggaagCGAGAGGAGCCCGAGCCCCTTCGCCTGCCCGCTGAGGGGAGCGGACCGGACCCTCCGCCCGCTCGTCCCCTCCCTCGCCCCACCATGGCCTCGGGAGACACCCTCTACATCGCCACGGACGGCTCGGAGATGCCGGCCGAGATCGTGGAGCTGCACGAGATCGAGGTGGAGACCATCCCAGTGGAGACCATCGAGACGACCGTGGTGGGCGGCGAGGAGGACGAGGACGAGGAGGATGAGGATGAATGCTGCGAGGAGTGCGGCCCGCACCACCCACCCCATCactatcaccaccaccaccagcccaTGATCGCGCTGCAGCCGCTCGTCTCGGACGGAGACCCCAGCGGAGCGGGTGGCGGCGCGGGTGGCGGCGGCGGGGGTCAGCTCCACCTGCACCATCACCAGGAGGTGATCCTGGTGCAGACCCgtgaggaggtggtggggggagacGACTCGGACGGGCTGCGAGCCGACGACGGTTTCGAGGACCAGATCCTCATCCCGGTGCCGGCCCCCGCCGGGGAGGACGAGTATATCGAGCAGACCCTGGTCACCGTGGCCGCCGCCGGCAGCAAGAGCGGTGGGGGCGGCGGCTCGTCCTCGGCCGGAGGCCGCGTCAAGAAGGGCGGCAGCGGAAAGAAAAGCAGCAAGAAGAGTTACCTGAGCGGGGGAGGCGGCGGTGGGGCCGAAGGCGGCGGAGGCAGGaaatgggagcagaagcaggtgCAGATCAAGACCCTGGAGGGGGAGTTCTCAGTCACCATGTGGGCCTCGGGTAAGTGCGCGCCgggcccctccctccccgggcccTAGGCCCCGCCGGGCGCCCATCAGCTCTGCCAGGCCGGTTTTGTTTTGAAGGGAGGCCATGTTTTGATGTGTGTGATGGGCGCCGCCATGTTCATCGCCAGGGCAAGTATGGCGGCTCCCCCGAAAAGATGGCGGggtctgcgctgctgctgctcctgctcctgcccgGCTCCGGCGGGGGGAAGGAAAGATGGCGGCGGCCGCCAAGatggcggcgggggggagggggagcgagaGGGAGGCAGCGCGCTGCTGGCTTCTGGACTAGGCCGCAATGGCGTAGtttctgcagcagggggaggcggGGTGTGCGGGCGGGCACGGTGCGGGGTGAACCCAGCCTCCTTTCCTCGCCCCCATtggctccatctcctcccccccGCTTCTCTTTCTCCCCGGCTCTCTCTTCCCTGCCATCGGCTCTCTCCCTTTCCTGCTCCCACTTCTCCGCGTCGGCTCTCCGCCTTGTCTCCCTCGCAGCCGCCTCCACCAGCGCCCCTTCCGCGCCCCGTCTCGCTCTGCCTGCCGgttccctcctttccctcccttctgTCCGCCGCACACCCGGGGCCCCATTGGGCTGCATTTTAATGCTGAACATGGGCCGCAGCCCCGGATGACGCGTGTACTTCAGCCCGTGACCGTTATAtgaggggggcggaggggaataAATGGCTGCCTGAGCGTCGCCTGCCTCAGCGCTCACGCTGCAAGTTGGTCGTTAGGGCAGTGGGAGGGTTACGGGCGCTGCCTGCCGAGGGGTGGGTGCTTGTGCCTCATTGGGGCACTTACGACTTCCCTGGTTCCAAGTGAGCCCAGTGGGCGAGCCAGCTCTGGTGTGCTTCTGCACTGGGGACTCAAGCCCTTTGCAAGAGGGGCTGGGTGTGAGTGGGTACTTTGCCTGACATGGGGTGGAGGCTAAGAGAGGAAAACACCTTTCTTAtgactgtgtgtgtgcgcgcactcTTCTCTATCTAGAGGGTgatcagataccaaaatgataggGGCCTTAGAAATAACCAAGATAGGAGCATGGATCTCTTGTCAGCAGCTCTGGAGGAAGGGGGTGGATCTTATGTCAGAGAAGCCTTGGTCCTTGGCAGCAtcttggagggtgggggagggtttgccTGTGGATCCTGTCTTGCGCTTGGAAATGTTTCAGCTCTGCCTTTTCCCGTTTGATAATAGCCGTGTCAGATGCTCTTTCAGTTCGTCTGTTTTAGGGGCGGGGAATTTACACCTGTCAAAGAAATTCTTAGAAAATGTAAAATCCAGTGTAATACAACATCTTAACCTTTTGTGATAGGGATGGTGGATGGTTGTGCTTGCAGGGTTAGGAATCAACCTGATTTTGTTTCTGGATTTGCGAATGTGTTTTATTCCAGGTATGGTTTTCTCTCTCTTACTTTTGAAGTGTTTTGTAGATTTCTGGAAGAGCTAGGCAACAAGCAGTGCAGAATTGTTACTTGCTGTGTCTTCTCTGTAAGAATCACATTAACACCTGCCCTCCAGCAAAATATATTAGTAGATCAGTTGTTCGCTGAAACTGTGTGAATGTGTGTACGCTGTTCATGGAGAGCTGGCTGTTATGAGTCTTGAGGAAGAGGTTAGAATTCCATCTTCCACTGTTAACTACTACTATTACCTCGAGTGTCataactttgaaaaaaaatgtatactCTGAACTTTAACTCATAGAATGCAATAGTGGTCAAGCAGGTAGAAGAGACAATGTGCACAAAAAATACAGCTTAGAGCATCTGCCACTGTAAGCTGTAAACTAAGCTGTGTAGTGTTGCCATAGCCTGTGTCTAGTTGTGGTCAGTTGAAGGTACTGTTAAGATAGCTGAAAACAAGTGACCGGGGGACAACTGAATAAACAGGCTACAGGAGATTGCCAAAATCCGTTAGCAAGTGCTAGTGTGCATTTGAATTCTGCACTTCAAAGTGTCTAAGCTTTTAGCAAGCACCATACTGTTATACATACAGATTAGTACTTCATTTAAAAGAAGTAAAATAGATGTAATGAATGAGCCTGATATCCTAATATaaaactggtataaatgagagaaaccccattgatatcagtggactCTGTTCCTTATACtaatgagaggagaatttgtcCATGTTTGTAATAGTTTATCAGAGATTTTTGAATTATACTGGCACAACTGACTGCTCCacatatttagattgtaatccAATGGTGTGGGGTTGCTTATTTTTAATTCTTATAGTAATAGTCTTTTGCTAGAAATCAGGGCTACTTTCTTtgttagggctggtctacactaggaatttactGGCAGAGCTGCATCTCTCGGGTGTGGTATGAGTCttgggtatgaaaaatccacacccttgagagagacatagctatgctgactcTACCCCTGCTCTAGACAGTGCTTGgccagtggaagaattcttccgtccaCCTAGCTTCTCTCATGGAGGTGTATTACACAGATGGGAGAGCCCctcctgtcagtgtagacattaccTATGCTGAAGTGCTACAATAGCacacttagggcttggctacacttacattttatagcgctctaacttgctggctcaggggtgtgaaaaatcacaacTCCACAAGCAGCATACCCAAAAACTCCACCTCCCTCAACAGGGGAGAAGCTTGTTAGTAGTATACTGTTATCACAGAAGATAATAAAATAGGACTTTTGACATCACATATTTCAACTAAACAAGGCTTAAATTAGTGGCTTTTAAATGTTTTGCACCATTGAGCCAACTGTGCAAACTGTATGGCATGAACAAGTCCTTAATTACCTGGTAAGACTTCATGTCTGACTTAGAAATTTAGTAAAAAGCTCatcaaagagagaaaaataaacaagTGGCATGTCAAGATATGGATTCTGTGTGGCTTGCCTCTGGGTGTTTCAACGAGGAACAAGGGCACCTTTGCCTTCAAACACTGTcaagcagtggtctccaacctttttatgcataAGATCACATTTTGAATTTAAGTGAAACCTAGGATCTACCTTTCCCCAAGGTTGTgtgt comes from Lepidochelys kempii isolate rLepKem1 chromosome 6, rLepKem1.hap2, whole genome shotgun sequence and encodes:
- the YY1 gene encoding transcriptional repressor protein YY1 isoform X2, which encodes MASGDTLYIATDGSEMPAEIVELHEIEVETIPVETIETTVVGGEEDEDEEDEDECCEECGPHHPPHHYHHHHQPMIALQPLVSDGDPSGAGGGAGGGGGGQLHLHHHQEVILVQTREEVVGGDDSDGLRADDGFEDQILIPVPAPAGEDEYIEQTLVTVAAAGSKSGGGGGSSSAGGRVKKGGSGKKSSKKSYLSGGGGGGAEGGGGRKWEQKQVQIKTLEGEFSVTMWASGGLQDQPQVKCHKILCGDDKKDIDHETVVEEQIIGENSPPDYSEYMTGKKLPPGGIPGIDLSDPKQLAEFARMKPRKIKEDDAPRTIACPHKGCTKMFRDNSAMRKHLHTHGPRVHVCAECGKAFVESSKLKRHQLVHTGEKPFQCTFEGCGKRFSLDFNLRTHVRIHTGDRPYVCPFDGCNKKFAQSTNLKSHILTHAKAKNNQ
- the YY1 gene encoding transcriptional repressor protein YY1 isoform X1; this encodes MASGDTLYIATDGSEMPAEIVELHEIEVETIPVETIETTVVGGEEDEDEEDEDECCEECGPHHPPHHYHHHHQPMIALQPLVSDGDPSGAGGGAGGGGGGQLHLHHHQEVILVQTREEVVGGDDSDGLRADDGFEDQILIPVPAPAGEDEYIEQTLVTVAAAGSKSGGGGGSSSAGGRVKKGGSGKKSSKKSYLSGGGGGGAEGGGGRKWEQKQVQIKTLEGEFSVTMWASDDKKDIDHETVVEEQIIGENSPPDYSEYMTGKKLPPGGIPGIDLSDPKQLAEFARMKPRKIKEDDAPRTIACPHKGCTKMFRDNSAMRKHLHTHGPRVHVCAECGKAFVESSKLKRHQLVHTGEKPFQCTFEGCGKRFSLDFNLRTHVRIHTGDRPYVCPFDGCNKKFAQSTNLKSHILTHAKAKNNQ